Below is a window of Myxococcus xanthus DNA.
GCGGTGACGTCGTTCCCAGCACGGCGAAGGTCGTGAGCTGCTGCAGGAAGTCCGGCATGCCCAGACGGATGATGCCGCTGGCGACCACGGGCGCGTGCCGGTCGCTGCCCCGGCGAATGACGGTGTAGAGCGTGGACGTGTCGGACCACATGTCGAAGCCGTCGTCGTCCCGGACATGCTTGTAGCCATCCAGCAGGTACTGCTGGCCGTCCATGCCGGTGAAGGGCAGCAGGTAGAGCATCCGACGCTCGTAGTAGCTGTCCGTGTCCACGAAGAGGTTGAAGACGCCGTGGTCCACCTTCGCTCCGCCAGGAGGTGTGAGGCCGTGGACGTGGACGGTGCCTTGCGCGATGCCTGAATGGGCCTTCTCCGCGAGGAAGCGGTCCAGATTGGGCAAGGTGATGGTGAGGATGAACTCGGCCACCCTGCCCTCTGACTTGCCCTCCTCCTCGGCGCCCGCGTAATCCGTGTCCGGCAGGTGGCCGTGGTTGATGAAGCCGCGCATCCGCTCGGTGAAGCGCAGCCCCACCACGGGCGTTGGCGACAGCACTGTGCCTCCCTCTGGAATCACCACGCTCCGCATCGGATCCTCTCTTGGCACCACCCGCGTGGGTGCCACACTCGTGCTCATCCGCATCGACGCGCGGAACGGTTCCGCCGACGCCCGGCCCGAAGCCGTTCCGGCCCGCTCAGGTGCGGTCCAGGTGGGGTTCCCCAGCACCTGCCGGATGGCGGCCTCGACGTTGCGCTCCGCCACCGCGGCGATGGTGGATGAAGGGTTCACCCCGGTGCTCGCGGGCAGCGCGGCGCCATCCAGCACGTACAGCCCAGGGTGGCCGTGCACCTCACCGTCCGGGTTCAGCACACCGTAGGCCGGCTCCTCCGCCATGGTGCAGCCGCCCAGGTTGTGGACTGACACGGGGATGTGAAGCCGATCCCACAGGGGGTTGAAGACGGCGCGCGCCCCGAGCGCCCGAGCGATGTCCTGGCAGATCTGCTCCTGCGTCCGGTACAGCGGCAGGTTGGAAGGCACGTCCCAGCGCACCTCCATGTCCCGAGTCAAAGGCCGCAGCGCGAGCCGCCCGTTGGCGCGATCCCTCCCCATGGCCAGGAACACGGCCTGGAAACGCCCGCGCTCCTTGCCCATGACGGTTTCAGGCTGGGAGCGCCGGCGCAGGGCGCGGACGAGTTGCTTCTGGAGCAGGTCCGCGGGGACACGGAAGTCCCGGCCCATGTCCAGCACCTGAAGCAGCCCCGCCGCCTTCCCGGGGTGCCCGCCCTCCTGGAAGAGGAACCACGTCTTGTCCGCGCCCTGCCCCTGGTCCACCACCAGACTGGTGGTGATGGTGGGGCCCTCGGACGGGTCCCACACCTCGCGCGTCTCGAAGGCGAAGGCCAGGAAGTCGCCGTTGGCCGAATAGCGGCACCCCAGCCGGTCGCTGATGCGCGGGAGCGTTCCCCACTGGTCGCGGCAGCGCAGCAGCAGCTCCGTGGTGTTCACCGTGCCGGCGCACAGGAACACGCGGCGGGCCTCCACGGTGCGCTCGGCGCCGCCCGCGGCATGGTCGGTATAGGTGACGCGATAGCCCATGGGAGACAGCGGCTCGATGCGCGTGGCCTCCGCCTGGGTGGTCATCTCCGCGCCCTGCTGTTCAGCGACGGCCAGGTAGTTCAGGTCCAGCGTGTTCTTCGCGCGGACGTTGCATCCGATGTCGCATTCGCCGCAGTAGTTGCAGCCCTCCTGGGCGACGCCGAACTTGTTGGGCATCGGCTCGCCGGCGGGGGCGAAGCGCACGGCAAGGTCCGGGTAGAAGAACTGCTGCTCGCGGCCGAGTTTGCGCGCGACCTCCCGCATCCGCTTCGCCTTGGTGGGCAGGCCACGTGCGGACGCGGTGATGGGCTGGAGGTCCAGCATGTACGCGACCAGGTCGTAGTACGGATCCAACGCGGCGCGGCTGTAGCCCTCCGGCCAGTCGGCGTCGAAGGTCTCCGCGGGCGGGCGCAGGTGGACGTTGGCGTAGATGAGCGAGCCGCCGCCGTAGCCCGCGGCCTGGACAATGCTCATCCCCGGCAGCAGCTTCACGTCGAAGAGGCCCTGGTCGTACCGCCACAGCCAGCCGTTGAGCGGGTTGCTCCAGTCGCGGGGAAAGCTCCCCTTCTGGTAGCGCAGGCCCCGCTCCAGGACGCGCACGGTCAAGCCCGCCTGTGCCAGCCGGCAAGCCGCCACCGCTCCCCCAAAGCCGGTGCCAATGACCAGCGCGTCGTACGTCGGCGCCATGTTCCCCCTCGTCGAGACCTGTCCCCGCGGCAGGTTTCAACTGACACCTTATTAACGCACGAGGGTCTGATCCTTCGACCTCCACCCATCCGGGGAACCCAACCCCTTGGAATCGTTGTTACCAAAAGGGGCTGGGCGTGGGCGCCGAAGCTCAGTAGGCGTGGTGCTGCTTGCACTCCCCCTTCGGACGGAACGGCAAGGCCCACAGCTCGCGTCCAGTCTTCCCGTCATCCGCCGAGAAGAACACGTCCCAGCCTGAGCGCACGAAGTCGCGCGGCGACGAGGAAGCGCTCCCGTGCGCCAGACCTCGCAGCGCCTTCGTGCCCGAACGGGTGCCATCGCTCACCCAGGGCTCGTGTCCATGCACCCCATCGCTCGCGGAGAAGAACAGCGTGCCTTCAATGGAGGCCAGCGCTTCGGGATCCGATGAGCCACCACCGGGCGCCAGAGCCTTGAAGAGCCTGGTCCCCGAACCGGTACCGTTGCTCACCCAGAGTTCACGTCCCTCTCCGGAGCCATCATTCGCGGCGAAGAAGACTCGCGACTTCAGAACCGCCAGAGAGCTCGGTGAGGAGCTCATGGGCCCTGGCCAGATGTCCTTCACCAGCTTCGTGCTTGAGGTCGAGCCGTTGCTGCTCCAGAGCTCCTCACCCTCTGGCTCACCTGCCCCGGCGCTGAAGACGACACGCGAGCCCAGTGCGACCAGGTC
It encodes the following:
- a CDS encoding GMC oxidoreductase, which gives rise to MAPTYDALVIGTGFGGAVAACRLAQAGLTVRVLERGLRYQKGSFPRDWSNPLNGWLWRYDQGLFDVKLLPGMSIVQAAGYGGGSLIYANVHLRPPAETFDADWPEGYSRAALDPYYDLVAYMLDLQPITASARGLPTKAKRMREVARKLGREQQFFYPDLAVRFAPAGEPMPNKFGVAQEGCNYCGECDIGCNVRAKNTLDLNYLAVAEQQGAEMTTQAEATRIEPLSPMGYRVTYTDHAAGGAERTVEARRVFLCAGTVNTTELLLRCRDQWGTLPRISDRLGCRYSANGDFLAFAFETREVWDPSEGPTITTSLVVDQGQGADKTWFLFQEGGHPGKAAGLLQVLDMGRDFRVPADLLQKQLVRALRRRSQPETVMGKERGRFQAVFLAMGRDRANGRLALRPLTRDMEVRWDVPSNLPLYRTQEQICQDIARALGARAVFNPLWDRLHIPVSVHNLGGCTMAEEPAYGVLNPDGEVHGHPGLYVLDGAALPASTGVNPSSTIAAVAERNVEAAIRQVLGNPTWTAPERAGTASGRASAEPFRASMRMSTSVAPTRVVPREDPMRSVVIPEGGTVLSPTPVVGLRFTERMRGFINHGHLPDTDYAGAEEEGKSEGRVAEFILTITLPNLDRFLAEKAHSGIAQGTVHVHGLTPPGGAKVDHGVFNLFVDTDSYYERRMLYLLPFTGMDGQQYLLDGYKHVRDDDGFDMWSDTSTLYTVIRRGSDRHAPVVASGIIRLGMPDFLQQLTTFAVLGTTSPLAKAQALKRFGSMFMGNLWDVFARTKLE